The following proteins are encoded in a genomic region of Acidobacteriota bacterium:
- a CDS encoding YbaN family protein encodes MDIRKALLIFAGTLCVGLGVLGMFLPLMPTTVFLLLAAYCYSRSSEKFHNWLLNNRWCGSYIRNYKSGKGISLRQKVSTIITLWASIGFSVWLLAGGFWLNLIMFAIALGVTIHLVMLKTYKSESDPIAENAELVSPESL; translated from the coding sequence ATGGACATCAGAAAAGCATTACTGATATTCGCCGGCACTTTGTGCGTCGGTCTTGGTGTGCTCGGAATGTTCCTGCCGCTCATGCCAACCACCGTTTTCCTGCTGCTTGCTGCGTATTGCTATTCCCGCAGCTCTGAGAAATTTCACAACTGGCTCTTGAACAATCGCTGGTGCGGTTCGTATATCCGCAACTACAAGAGCGGCAAAGGCATCTCGCTTCGCCAGAAGGTCAGCACGATCATCACTCTCTGGGCCTCGATCGGTTTCAGTGTCTGGTTGCTGGCGGGCGGATTTTGGCTCAACCTTATCATGTTCGCGATCGCCCTCGGGGTGACGATCCATCTTGTGATGCTCAAGACTTACAAGTCCGAATCGGATCCTATCGCGGAAAATGCCGAGCTCGTTTCCCCTGAATCCCTCTAG
- a CDS encoding MOSC domain-containing protein, with protein sequence MAAPKDVGRLEMIVRRPAVNKREVIDAGVLDLERGLIGDNWLSRGSSRTQDGKGHPDMQLNLMNFRYAMLIADSRERVPLAGDQLFVDLDLSEENVPPGTRISIGEAIIEVTTIPHLGCKKFVERFGVDAMKIANSEFGRKHHLRGINAKVIESGSVSTGNIVRLADVSGNK encoded by the coding sequence ATGGCAGCACCGAAAGATGTTGGCCGACTCGAAATGATCGTTCGGCGTCCGGCGGTTAACAAACGCGAGGTCATTGACGCCGGCGTCCTCGATCTCGAACGGGGTCTGATCGGTGACAACTGGCTGAGTCGCGGCAGCTCGCGCACCCAAGACGGAAAAGGTCATCCCGATATGCAGCTCAATCTGATGAATTTCCGCTATGCCATGCTGATCGCCGACAGCCGCGAGCGCGTGCCCCTGGCGGGCGACCAACTATTTGTCGATCTCGACCTCAGCGAAGAAAATGTGCCGCCCGGAACGCGGATCTCGATCGGCGAAGCCATCATCGAGGTGACAACGATACCGCATCTCGGCTGTAAGAAATTTGTCGAGCGTTTCGGCGTCGACGCGATGAAGATCGCCAATTCCGAATTCGGACGTAAACACCATTTACGCGGGATAAACGCTAAGGTCATCGAAAGCGGCTCGGTCAGCACCGGCAATATTGTTCGGTTGGCTGATGTATCCGGGAATAAATAA
- the xth gene encoding exodeoxyribonuclease III yields the protein MKIATWNVNSIRLRLDSMIEWQTRTGTDVLCVQETKVVDSDFPVRAIEDAGFHVAFFGQKSYNGVAIISKHEIADVQKGFANDDDEQPKRLIAATINGVRIINTYIPNGTELWTEKFTFKLDWLQRLRRMFDETCDLNKNVLLCGDFNVAPDELDVWSVPAWTGKLHFSKPERAAIHHVKQWGFVDVFRQINGDLQEFSWWNYREGAWQRNQGLRIDHIWVSPPLAEKCTGCWIDKEPRGGERPSDHTPVVAEFAL from the coding sequence ATGAAGATCGCGACCTGGAATGTAAATTCGATCCGCCTGCGGCTGGATTCGATGATCGAGTGGCAGACTCGGACCGGAACGGATGTGCTGTGTGTGCAGGAGACCAAGGTCGTCGATTCCGACTTTCCCGTGCGGGCAATAGAGGACGCCGGGTTTCATGTTGCGTTTTTTGGGCAGAAGTCATATAACGGCGTGGCGATCATTTCGAAGCACGAGATCGCGGATGTTCAAAAAGGGTTTGCCAACGACGATGACGAACAACCCAAACGCCTGATCGCCGCGACGATCAACGGCGTGCGGATAATCAACACGTACATTCCAAACGGTACGGAGCTATGGACGGAGAAATTTACGTTCAAACTCGACTGGCTGCAGCGTTTGCGGCGGATGTTTGACGAGACCTGCGACCTGAATAAGAACGTGCTGCTCTGCGGCGATTTTAATGTTGCACCCGACGAACTCGACGTCTGGAGCGTGCCGGCGTGGACCGGCAAACTGCATTTTTCCAAGCCCGAACGCGCCGCGATCCATCATGTGAAGCAGTGGGGATTTGTCGACGTTTTTCGTCAGATCAACGGCGATCTGCAGGAATTCTCGTGGTGGAACTATCGCGAAGGTGCCTGGCAGCGGAATCAGGGCCTGCGGATCGACCACATCTGGGTCTCGCCGCCGCTCGCCGAAAAATGTACCGGCTGCTGGATCGACAAAGAACCGCGAGGCGGCGAACGGCCGAGTGACCATACGCCGGTGGTTGCGGAATTTGCGTTGTAA
- a CDS encoding site-specific DNA-methyltransferase — MPDTSKNESKRAPRNRTVEIALGEAASLRKKLKRPPFRGESTKNAVIHGDSFDILPKLPKASFDLLFADPPYNLTKAFGKESFRERSSGEYEAWLETWLSLCIPLLKITASIYICGDWRSSSAIQRVGSRYFKLRNRITWEREKGRGAKRNWKNTAEDIWFFTVSDDFTFNIDDVKLRRKVLAPYTDKGGPKDWNVGADGNFRDTHPSNIWTDISVPFWSMPENTDHPTQKPEKLLAKIILASTNAGDLILDPFAGSGTTAVAAKKLGRDFIAIESDERYCLLAQKRLELSEIDSSIQGFGDGVFWERNSKIQK; from the coding sequence ATGCCGGACACCTCGAAAAATGAAAGTAAGCGGGCACCTCGAAATCGGACGGTCGAGATCGCCTTGGGCGAGGCTGCATCGCTTCGGAAAAAGCTCAAACGTCCGCCTTTTCGCGGTGAAAGCACAAAGAACGCAGTCATTCACGGCGATTCGTTTGATATTTTGCCGAAATTACCAAAGGCAAGTTTCGATCTGCTTTTTGCCGATCCGCCATATAACCTGACGAAGGCATTTGGGAAAGAAAGTTTTAGGGAGCGTTCATCCGGTGAATACGAGGCGTGGCTCGAAACGTGGCTTTCACTCTGCATTCCGCTGTTGAAGATTACCGCGTCCATTTATATTTGCGGCGACTGGCGTTCATCCTCGGCGATACAGCGGGTAGGGTCGCGGTACTTTAAGCTCCGGAACCGTATTACCTGGGAACGGGAAAAGGGCCGCGGGGCGAAGCGAAACTGGAAGAACACGGCCGAAGATATCTGGTTTTTTACTGTTTCAGACGATTTTACCTTCAACATTGACGATGTAAAGCTTCGCCGAAAGGTCCTGGCACCTTACACCGACAAGGGCGGGCCAAAAGATTGGAACGTCGGAGCTGATGGCAATTTTCGCGACACGCATCCATCAAATATCTGGACCGACATCAGCGTCCCCTTCTGGTCGATGCCCGAAAACACGGACCATCCGACCCAAAAGCCCGAAAAGCTGCTCGCCAAGATAATTCTCGCGAGTACAAATGCAGGAGATCTTATCCTTGACCCATTTGCCGGTTCCGGCACGACCGCGGTCGCGGCGAAGAAGCTCGGCCGCGACTTTATCGCGATCGAATCAGACGAACGATACTGCCTGCTGGCTCAAAAACGGCTCGAACTTTCGGAAATTGACTCGAGTATCCAGGGATTCGGCGATGGCGTATTTTGGGAAAGAAACAGTAAGATACAAAAATGA
- a CDS encoding F0F1 ATP synthase subunit delta: MSTETIARRYSAALADSVLASGQTEMVKTELAQLNTLFSENENLTTVFSNPAIAHTNKEKVLESLIASAKPTKTTANFLRILLRNGRLAEIGAINDKFETVLEERGGVVAAEIISARELPQTDRAAFQTNLEKLTGKKVHINYTVDKEIIGGVVTRIGSTVYDGSVKTKLENLKEQLVNG, translated from the coding sequence ATGAGTACCGAAACGATCGCACGACGATACAGCGCCGCACTTGCCGACAGCGTCCTTGCCTCGGGCCAGACCGAAATGGTCAAAACTGAGCTGGCTCAGCTAAATACGTTGTTTTCTGAGAACGAGAATTTGACCACAGTGTTTAGCAATCCTGCTATTGCCCATACAAATAAAGAAAAGGTCCTTGAAAGCCTGATCGCGTCCGCCAAACCGACCAAGACGACCGCTAACTTTTTACGGATCTTGCTACGCAACGGCCGGCTTGCAGAGATCGGTGCGATCAATGACAAATTCGAGACCGTTCTTGAGGAACGCGGAGGCGTCGTCGCTGCCGAGATCATCTCCGCACGCGAATTGCCGCAAACGGATCGTGCAGCATTTCAAACAAATCTCGAAAAACTGACCGGGAAGAAAGTACACATAAACTATACGGTCGACAAAGAAATTATTGGCGGAGTCGTAACCAGAATTGGTTCAACGGTTTACGACGGCTCTGTAAAAACGAAATTGGAAAACTTGAAGGAACAATTGGTCAATGGATAG